From the genome of Ciona intestinalis chromosome 4, KH, whole genome shotgun sequence:
AGGGAGAGGCCTTTATATAACCCTACGATACCATCTCTCGCTGCCACGCTTTTCATGCAATGAATAAGTCCGTTAAACTGACGGCTCCCACCGGTTCCTACGTCTGCTGATAGCCGTGTACGTGCGAAGTCTAATGGGTAAGTAATGCACATGCTACTGACCCCTGCCGCACCTCCACAGAGCATATTGATGCCAAATACTTGCCAGAAATTGTTTCCGTTTTTAGCAGGCGGGGTCATGTAGCTTTTATAAAGGTCACGGAATGCAAAGTTAAGAGCTTGAGTGAAAAAGTAGCGGTATACGTTGGTTAGGTTGCCCCTCCAGTAAGAACGAATGCCTTGTTCTTTTGGGAGTCGGATGAGACAATCCATGATTCCTTTGTATTGGTTCGAGGCGGATATTTGGGTCGAGGTGGCTTGTAGTTGCAGAAGTAGTTTTACTCTCTCTATAGGAGCGATGGTTGTCTTGGCAACCGCTGCAGCACTTCCTCCAACCGCCATGTCTCTTAGAAAGTTGGGAaacattttcaacttttccttCTCGGTGGAGATTTCTGGCATTAAGGGTGAATGTCACACCAACAGTACAGGTACACACACAGGGTCCCTATTTACACTACTTGAGTTACCTAACTGGACCAGCATCTGCAACGAAATAAACGCTGGTG
Proteins encoded in this window:
- the LOC100185620 gene encoding ADP/ATP translocase 3-like: MPEISTEKEKLKMFPNFLRDMAVGGSAAAVAKTTIAPIERVKLLLQLQATSTQISASNQYKGIMDCLIRLPKEQGIRSYWRGNLTNVYRYFFTQALNFAFRDLYKSYMTPPAKNGNNFWQVFGINMLCGGAAGVSSMCITYPLDFARTRLSADVGTGGSRQFNGLIHCMKSVAARDGIVGLYKGLSLSIPTVIVYRATYFGAFDTAKSMLTEPNQSPIVLTWIIAQTSTTLAGLICYPLDTIRRRMVMQSGRSVENRHYKNAADCCVKMYQQEGGMRSFYKGALSNVIRGMGSALVLVLYDELKQIT